Proteins encoded within one genomic window of Panicum virgatum strain AP13 chromosome 1N, P.virgatum_v5, whole genome shotgun sequence:
- the LOC120656446 gene encoding filament-like plant protein 7, translated as MAEMEEALRSCMERLVIVREEREQVFVEAANEISSEKKKVRELQQKLGDANKKAAKLAAENSSLRKAVDAKDALIVELRESEAAAGGKLADATARLESAQKQAGSLQYEVRMLQKELEVRGQEREYDLKSVDAARRHQEEHLKRIAQLEAECQRLRGMVRKRLPGPAAIAKMRDEVEQQTPTASPRRPRPATPSSPRSAAPFSPRTLSPSPSPRRSVSDAEGYAFKLRAVEDENRALKQALAKRESELQFVQMKYADEACKLTVMQRQLKELTEENKQLSDANCQSTSWASALISELEQFRAASQNGASIMASSEMNLLHDFAEIEKMKMASGDLNGNAPLASLKKADTTSVKTQKCDNDPVVNGTIPNGHPERFHDIWNLVGHKHETSGENIETILDEIQKAISNKREDSELLYDRSEIENSVRDLIEKITSMIGTSAGDNVARPGPLSHDKSELCSRLEHLVQVCHDLLHGEAKLEKFIDEVCLMLKYIVGQYLSNQDLGDNGDSDEKNFDEDKSTGTVNTESTQDIQSAKTAEALDIQKEAQEGPNQSDEDHVASDQEQLDEELAQVVLAQDQDDNILPGRKSACCDEIESLAEASVQHWAAQEESHLVTDSEILAAADKLAECQETITILSKQLQALKISATSSGPLDGSIFNPRPSSAKSDYKPQTLASILAEEFAAYAEGSRSPATPPTRSTALEQNNAGADDKDAMQIVVHPSFAAEPRQEDDASADPKRKKKRGQSLLGRIMFRKRVEGSS; from the exons ATGGCTGAAATGGAAGAAGCTCTGAGATCCTGCATGGAGCGGCTGGTCATTGTCCGAGAAGAGCGGGAGCAGGTCTTCGTGGAGGCGGCCAACGAGATATCGTCGGAGAAGAAGAAAGTGCGCGAGCTCCAGCAGAAGCTGGGGGACGCGAACAAGAAGGCCGCGAAGCTCGCCGCCGAGAACAGCAGCCTCCGCAAGGCTGTCGACGCCAAGGACGCGCTGATCGTGGAGCTGCGGGAGTCcgaggcggccgcgggcggcaaGCTCGCCGACGCGACGGCGAGGCTGGAGTCGGCGCAGAAGCAGGCCGGGTCGCTGCAGTACGAGGTGCGCATGCTGCAGAAGGAGCTGGAGGTCCGGGGCCAGGAGCGGGAGTACGACCTCAAGTCCGTCGACGCCGCGCGCCGGCACCAGGAGGAGCACCTGAAGCGGATCGCGCAGCTGGAGGCCGAGTGCCAGCGGCTGCGCGGCATGGTCCGCAAGCGGCTGCCCGGGCCGGCGGCGATCGCCAAGATGAGGGACGAGGTCGAGCAGCAGACCCCCACCGCCAGCCCGAGGCGGCCGCGCCCCGCgacgccctcctcgccgcggtcGGCCGCGCCGTTCTCGCCGCGGAcgctgtcgccgtcgccgtcgcctcgGCGCTCGGTGTCGGACGCCGAGGGCTACGCGTTCAAGCTCCGCGCCGTCGAGGACGAGAACAGGGCGCTGAAGCAGGCGCTCGCCAAGAGGGAGAGCGAGCTGCAGTTCGTGCAGATGAAGTACGCCGACGAGGCCTGCAAGCTGACGGTGATGCAGAGGCAGCTCAAGGAGCTGACAGAGGAGAACAAGCAGCTGAGTGATGCTAACTGTCAATCCACGTCTTGGGCCTCTGCTCTGATTTCTGAACTGGAGCAGTTCAGGGCTGCTAGCCAGAACGGTGCATCCATCATGGCATCATCTGAGATGAACTTGCTCCATGATTTTGCTGAGATTGAGAAAATGAAGATGGCATCAGGTGATCTAAATGGAAATGCGCCACTGGCATCTCTGAAGAAGGCTGATACGACATCGGTAAAGACACAGAAATGTGACAATGACCCTGTCGTGAATGGTACCATCCCCAATGGCCATCCTGAAAGATTTCATGATATTTGGAATCTGGTAGGGCATAAGCATGAAACAAGTGGAGAAAATATTGAAACCATTCTTGATGAGATTCAGAAGGCAATCTCTAACAAGAGAGAAGATTCAGAGTTACTGTATGATCGATCTGAAATTGAGAACAGTGTGAGAGATCTGATTGAGAAAATCACTTCCATGATTGGCACATCTGCAGGGGATAATGTTGCAAGACCAGGACCACTGTCACATGACAAGTCTGAACTTTGCAGTCGCCTTGAGCACCTGGTTCAGGTGTGTCATGATCTACTACATGGGGAAGCTAAACTTGAAAAGTTCATTGACGAGGTTTGTCTGATGCTGAAGTACATTGTGGGGCAATACTTATCGAACCAAGATCTAGGTGACAACGGGGATAGTGATGAAAAGAATTTTGATGAGGATAAGTCAACAGGTACAGTCAACACAGAAAGTACTCAGGACATCCAAAGTGCAAAAACAGCAGAAGCTCTAGATATTCAGAAAGAAGCGCAGGAAGGACCAAACCAGTCAGATGAAGACCATGTAGCCAGTGATCAAGAGCAGCTGGATGAAGAACTCGCACAAGTTGTACTTGCTCAGGATCAGGATGATAATATCCTGCCGGGTAGAAAATCAGCCTGCTGTGATGAGATAGAAAG TCTTGCTGAGGCAAGTGTGCAACATTGGGCAGCTCAAGAGGAAAGCCATTTGGTAACA GACTCAGAAATCCTCGCAGCAGCTGACAAGCTCGCCGAGTGCCAGGAGACGATCACGATCCTAAGCAAGCAGCTGCAGGCTCTGAAGATCTCAGCAACTTCGTCAGGTCCTCTCGACGGCTCCATCTTCAACCCCAGGCCGAGCTCGGCCAAGTCCGACTACAAGCCGCAGACGCTCGCGAGCATCCTcgccgaggagttcgccgcCTACGCCGAGGGCTCCAGGTCTCCGGCTACACCGCCGACGAGGAGCACGGCACTGGAGCAGAACAACGCTGGCGCTGACGACAAGGATGCGATGCAGATCGTCGTCCATCCGTCGTTCGCCGCCGAGCCGCGGCAGGAAGACGACGCTTCCGCTGAtccgaagaggaagaagaagcggggTCAGAGCCTCCTGGGCAGGATCATGTTCAGGAAGAGAGTGGAAGGCAGCTCCTAG